GGGGACTGTGGCCAGCCCTAAGCCCTGCTGTCTGCTCTGGGGCCCAGAGCTGTGGGctggccctgcctcctctctgtagGTGTtcacctgcctcctgccctgtgtCTCCCCAGCTCTGAGGAAATGGAGGATTGCTGCAGGGGCTCtttgctctcccttctcctctccctgtttctcctcctccagctgcctgctGGGGGGTCTGCAGGTGAgtgtgtcccctcccccttcctgtgttctgTGGGGTGGGTGAGAGCCCCCGGGAGCTTGGCTGGTATCTCCATCAGGACGGCTGGCTACTGGGGGAGACCCTGGCTCTAGAGAGATTTTGATGATTCTCCAACTGGAAGTTGTAATGAAACATTTATGAAGAATCCCAGAACTGTAAAATACGGGCAGGGGACCATGACCGTTGTCTAATGAGGACTTTATGTCTTATAACGTCAAAAATGTGAATTTCACCATGAAAAGTGTGAAAATGAATAGTCCCTCTTTTCTTGTTTCCTGGCTCTATTGGTGTCTGAGCAGTTATTCTGTTATTAATTCAACGTACTCACAGCTACTGACAGGGTACGGAGCATGTCTTAGTCCTACTCTGTGTACAAAGTGGACAGGGTCCCTATCTTCACAGAGCTCATTCTGGCAGGATACAGCAGGTACTAAATAGCACAACCCCATACAGTCTATGTCTGTTGAGGAGTGGAGACCACGGGACAAGGAAGTAAGGCAGGGTGTGGAAGTGAGATGTGCAGGAGGGCAAGTGGGCAGGCAGCAGTGCTCCATAAGGTGGCCAGGGTAGGCAGTGAGATGCGAATGAAACTTGGTGGAGGTGGTGTGTCACCGTGTGAGGATGCCCCTGGATTGAGGGTTTCTGTCATGTGGAGCAGCCAGAGCAAAACTGGCAGTGTGCCTGTGTGTTCAAGGAGCAAGGAGGTAAGTGTTGCCTGGGGctgagtgagggagagggaggaaagcaaGTGTTGGTGGTTAGAGAGCAGTGGGGGGCTCATCCCTATAGAGCCTGTGGGCCATGTGGGGAACTGTGGAGCCACTGCTGGGctttgagcagaggagggacatggTATTGCTTACAGGTTGAAGAGTCACACACATGGGTTGGAGATGGCATAGTCACAGGGAGCCTAGTCACTGTCATTCTGCAGGTGAGACATATAGTGACTCAGCCAAAGTTGAGTAGCACAGGAGGTGATCAGTCACTCTTCTGAGGTCCAGCAGGGGTCTTTCTGCAGAAGTGTCCTGTAGTGACATGTCCATCAGTTCTCAGAAGACCAAAACCTATGAGGGGTGGTGGCAGTGAAGTGAACCTTCCGTTGTCAGAAGTAGTGATTTGGGTCCTGTGAGAGGGGGCAGGTTTTAACAGAAATAACTGTGGACTCTAGATGTAGTGCACATGTAATTCAGCCGAGTACTAAAATATGGGGACAAATATTTAACTTAGGAGCAGGTGTGGGTAAGTTCATAAGCGTGGCCGAATGAGCAGAGAATTCCCATCTAGGCCACAGGACCTTTCTGGTCATTTTTCACTCCTGTCCTTAGAGGAGGCAGGTTGGAGCCatggttctcagagtgtggtccctgTAATATTAGTAACAGAATCCCCACCACCTCtttagaaatgcacattcctgGACCCACCCCAGACCAACAGAACCAGGAGCTCTTGGGGTGGAGCCCAGCAGTCTGTGTTTCACAGGCCCATACAGTCTATGTATGTGGAAGGTTAGAACAACTGAGTTAGAGAGTCCGTCATGGAAGGGCCTGGAGCCAGGAGCACAGGCTGCTGAGGGAGTCTCTTTGACACCATTTCTGGGTCTCAAAGTTGTTAAAAAGCAAACTTGCCCTGATTCAGAGTGGTCACAGCTGAGTATCTCAGATCAGGGCCTCTCATCTGACATTTATCCCCACCTACCTGGGACTCCACCTGACAGTGTGTTCCCTGCCCCATCCTGCATCTCTCCAGCTTTCTCACTGCTATGTCTGTGTCTGCAGATGAGTTCATGGTGATTGGCCCCTCGGACCCCATTGTGGCAGTGCTGCGTGGGGACGTCACACTGCCGTGTAGTGTGTCCCCAGCCATGAACGTGAAGAACATGGAGCTGCGGTGGTTCCGCTCCAAGTTTTCAGACGCAGTGTTCATCTATCAAAAccagcaggagcagagagaggagcagttGGCCTAGTACACAGGGTGGACCTCACTAGTGAAGGAATTCCTCACCTGGGGGGAGGCTGCTGTTCGCATCCACAATGTCCAGGCTTTTGACAACGGGCTGTATACCTGCTTCTTCAGAAAGGGAAGCTTCTGTGAATCTGCCAGTTTGGAACTGAAGGTGGCAGGTGGGTTGTCGATCTATATTTAGGGTTCTGTAGCATTGGAGTTGGATACAAACTTGAGGCCAAGAAAATCagcccctcattttacagacgaaggAAAGGAAGGTCTtcacttattcattaattcagAGTGACTATATAAAATCCCTATAAAGTGTCAACCCCCCTTCTGGGCACCTGAAGGCATCACTGAACCAAACAAAGTTCCCTGCCCTGtagactttattttctaaaagcaataaaaatgtaaatggcaGGGTTATAGAGGAGGATGTTAGATGGTGATTCGTAGGACTTAACCAAATGGATATCTGGGGTTGAGAGTTCCAATCAGAGAAACACCCATGTGAAAGAGCTGAGGCAGGAGTGTGGGTGATGTTTTGGGACACACAGGGAGGCCACGTGATTGGTGAGACAAGTGGGTGGTAGCAAGCGGGTAATCCTAGAATGAAGAGGGCTCCTGATTCAGGTGCACAGAGAAGAGATTGATCAGGAAAG
The Ailuropoda melanoleuca isolate Jingjing unplaced genomic scaffold, ASM200744v2 unplaced-scaffold8496, whole genome shotgun sequence DNA segment above includes these coding regions:
- the LOC117800866 gene encoding LOW QUALITY PROTEIN: butyrophilin-like protein 2 (The sequence of the model RefSeq protein was modified relative to this genomic sequence to represent the inferred CDS: substituted 1 base at 1 genomic stop codon), which gives rise to MDEVPLLRREGCLLGGLQPEQNWQCACVFKEQGDEFMVIGPSDPIVAVLRGDVTLPCSVSPAMNVKNMELRWFRSKFSDAVFIYQNQQEQREEQLAXYTGWTSLVKEFLTWGEAAVRIHNVQAFDNGLYTCFFRKGSFCESASLELKVAGVGSVPQVHIQGPEEDGVRVVCKASGWFPKPHVRWKALSGEKFLTFSETHAQDSEGLFSVEATVVVRDSSSGNVTCSLLNPILSQEKAMAIIIPDELQEDLAWRKSVYLAGE